The sequence GGACCCGACGGCGCGGACGGCGGAACGGGGCACGTGCCGGGGGTCCCGCAACCCGCGATGCACCGTTTCTGCCCTGTTCATCCCGCGAACCTTCCGGTCCTGGCCCGTCCCGGGCGGCGGCCCGGAGCCGGGGTTGTCCGACGCCCCTGCCGGGTCCGGCACGTCGTTGTGCCGTGCGTGGCGGGGGCGGTTCCCGCGGACCGCCGGGGGTGGGCCGACGATTCGCAAGAACGTCCGTACTGGCGTCCTGAAAGCACAAAAGGACCCGGGGGCGACTCTGCCCGGATCCCTCAGGGGTCGAGGATAGCCGACCGGTCCCCGGGCCGGGAGGGCTCCGACCCGGCGGTTCGGCCCTTTCGGGGCCCGCCCCGGGTGAGTCCCGCCACAGCTTCGCGACGGCGCCGCCGGGGACCGGGCCAGGGCGATTGCCGCTCGTGCGGGCGAACACGCCATCATGGGACGCACATCGGCGGCACCGTGCGCGTACACCTTTCGGGCGAGGCGCGGACACCTCCGGTGGTGGACCCGGCCGGGGTACCCGGGAACGGGCGAGGACGACGAGAAGGGGTTGCCATGGGCGCGACCACCGGGCACGACCCGGCGGCCGCCGTTCGGGTGAGCGGAACCATCCGCTACTGGGCGGCGGCGAAGTCGGAGGCCGGGCTGGCCGAGGAGCCGTACCTGGCGGCGACCCTGGCCGAGGCGCTGGCGGAGGCCAAGGCGCGGCACGCCGACCGGCCGAAGCTGGTCCTGCTGCTCGGCCACTGCTCCTACCTGGTGGACGGTTCGCCGGTGGGCGGCCGTGACCACACGACGGTGGCACTCAGCGAGGGCGGCACCGTCGAGGTCCTCCCGCCGTTCGCGGGCGGGTGAGCGGCATGACCGGGACGAACGGGACCCCCGAGGGCCGGCCGCGGCAGCACCCCCAGCAGCCGCCGCAGCAACCGCAGCAACCGCAGTACCCGTACGGGCAGCCGCCGCAGCTGCAACAGCAGCCGGGGCAGTCCGGGCCGGGGCAGGCGCGGCCGCAGCAGCCGGGGGCGCAGGGGTACCACCCGCAGCAGCCGCCGTATCCGTACGCCCCCCAGCAGGGGTACGCGCCGGATCCCTATGCGCAGCAGGGGCTCGCGGCGCAGCCGCACGCCCCCGGGGCGGGCGCACCGTCGTACGGCGGACCGTCGGCGCAGCCGGCGGGGTACCCGCAGCAGCAGCCGTACGGTCAGCAGGCCTACGGTCAGCAGCCGTACGCGCAGTCGCCGTACGGGGCGGGGCCGGGCGGCGGTCCGGCCGTGGACGACGCCGCGACGGCGTTGCTGCCGCCGGTGCCGCCGCTGGACGACGCCGCGACGGCGCTGCTCCCGCCGGTGCCGCCGCTGGACGACACCGCGACGGCGCTGCTCCCGCCCGTGCGGGTGTCCGGTGCGGTGCCGCCCGGCCACGCCCAGCCGCAGCCGCAGACCCGGCCGCAGCCCCGGGCCCGGCACGGCCGGCCGCAGGGCCAGGCCCCGGCCGGTGCCCCGTACGGTCAGGGCCCGGCGCGGGACCGCGCCCCGTCCCACCCCCAGGCCCCGATGCAGGCGCCGGCCCAGGCCCAGGCCCAGGCGCCGGTGCCGGACCAGGGGCAGGGCCTGGACCAGCCGACCATGACCCTGAAGCGCCCGGAGCCGCCGGCCCCGGTGCTGACCGACCCGGCCGCCGCCCGCGCGGCCAGGGCGGCCCGCGCCGCGCAGAACCCGCACGCGGCACCCGGTGGCCCCGGCGCCCCCGTGGCGCCGGCCGCGCCGTTCACCGCCCCGGCGCCTGCCCCGGCCCCGGCCCCGGCCCCGGTCCGGGCCGCGGCCCCGGCGGCGCCCGCCGTCCGGACCGGTTCGCCGATCAACGACCCCGGCCTCCAGCCGGCGCTGATCACGGCCGGCGCCGCCGCCCTGCTGGCCGGTGGCGCGGCGCTCGGCCAGATCCCGCTCGCCCTGGTCCTGGTGCTGCTCCAGGGCCTGACCGCGGCCGGCTGGTTCCGGCTGAACGGCATGTGGCCGGCCCGGCAGGGCATCGCGCTGGCCGCGCTGTCCGGCGTGGTGGCCGACGCGGCGGTGCTGCTGGCCGACGGGGACGGCGGCATCGCCGCGGTGGTCGGCACGCTCGGCGGGTTCTTCCTGCTGGTCCTGGTGCTGCAGACGTTCCGGCCGGCCGATCCGAAGGAGCGGTTCTACGCGCTCACGGTGCTCGGTTCGGCCACCGTGGTGACGGTGCTCTGCACCGCGCTGCTGCTGGCCGACTGGGTGCCGGCCGCGGTCGGGGCGGTCGCGCTGGCGACGCTGCTGGCGGCCGCGCCGCTGCCCGGGCCGAAGTGGCTGGGACCCCTGCTGGGGCTGCTCGCGGCGGTCGGGCTGGGTCTCGCGGTCGGCGCCCCGCCGGCGCTGGGCGCGGCGGCCGGTCTCGGCGCGCTGATCGGTCGCCGGGTGGCGGGGTACGACTTCCCGTCCCGGTTCGTGCACATGACGGCCGGCGTGGCGCTGCCGCTCGCCGTCGCGGCGCCGCTGGTGTGGATCGCCACGGACCTGCTCGGCTGACCGCGGCCGCCGCGGCGGCCTTCCCCACGGCGTCCCGCTCCGGAACCATGCTCCGGGGCGGGACGTCGTACGGTCGTGCGGAGCGGTCGTACCGGAGTGCCCGGATCCGCCGCCGCGAGCACCGACCGCGGCACGACCGGAGTACGACCGCGGTGCGGGGACGGTGGCGGACAGCGCACCGGAACGAACGACAGCGAACGACAGCGAACGACGGCGACCGGCGACGACGGGGGAGAGCGATGCGCGGCTGGCTGAAGGCGACGATCGGCCTGGTGGTGCTCTCGGGGGTGCTGGTGGGCGCCGACCGGATAGCCGTGGGGGTCGCCGAGGACGAGGCGGCCGACCAGATCCTGAAGAGCGGCCGGATGAGCCAGAAGCCGCACGTGTCGATCGAGGGCTTCCCGTTCCTCACCCAGGTCGTCTCGCAGAAGCTGGACGATGTGCGGATCTCCGCGGACGGGCTGACCGTCGGCGAGGGCAAGGACAAGGTCGCGCTGCACTCCTTCTCGGCCAGACTTTCCGGTGTCGAGGTCAGCGACAACATGAGCAGCGCCACCGTGGACACCGGTTCCGGTTCGGGGCTGATCGACTACGCGGACCTGTCGCGGCTGCTGCCGCCGGCCTCGGAACTGGTGCCGAACGCGGGCCGGCTCTCGCTCGGCGCCAACACCAGGCTGACCCTCTCCTACGGCGGGCCGGGCAAGGTCAAGGCCTCGCTCGGGCCGTTCCCGGTCGGCGAGGCCTCGGTGCACAACAAGGGGAACACCGTGACGGTGGACGGCTTCCGGATGAGCGCGATGGCCTCGTTGCTCGCCGGGGTGTCCGACCAGGCCATCGACCCGATCAGCTTCACCCTCTCCGCGCTGCCCGCCGGGTTGAACCTCGCCTCGGTGACACCGCAGGAGGAGGGCTTCCGGCTGGCCTTCGACGGCAAGGACGTCAAGCTCATCGGCTGACCGGACCCCGCCGTCCACCGTTCCGCTCCGCGAGACGCGCTGTCCAGCGCCGGTCGCGGAGCGGTGCTGTTCCCGCCCCGGGACCGGCCCCCGGGGCCCCCTCGTCCGGGCCGTGGCCGGTTCCGGACGCCCATGAGAGGGTCAAATCCCAGCATTCGAGCGATCTGATCTCGGTATTCGATACGCTGATGACAGCGGGCGCCGGGTGTCCCTAGCATCGTTGGCATGAAGCGACAGACGGACCTCACGAAGCGGCGGGCGGTAGACCTGTGCCGCGTGGCCGCCTGTCTGTGTCGAATGCGCTGACTCGGCGTCCTGGCAGGGCAGTTGCCGCCCGCCGCCGATTTCTCCGGTGACCTGTGCCGGCCCCTCGGGCCGGGCGCGGCCGCCCTGCTCCGCACCTCTCGCCCGCTCGCACCGCACGCCGCCGCATGTCCCAGTATTCGGACAGGAATTCGGACCGGCGTCCGGCGGGCGGCCGCACCCCCGCTGCGCCGCAGCACCCGAAGCAGCCACCAGCAGCACCACCTTCCGCAAACCGCCCCCGGATGGAGAACATCACCATGAGCCGCAGCGACGTCCTGGTCGACGCCGACTGGGTCCAGGCCCGCCTGGACGACCCGAAGGTCGTCATCGTCGAGGTCGACGAGGACACCTCCGCCTACGACAAGAACCACATCCGCAACGCCGTCCGGATCGACTGGAAGTCCGACCTCCAGGACCCGGTCCGCCGCGACTTCATCGACCAGGCCGGCTTCGAGGCGCTGCTCAGCGCCAAGGGCATCGCCAACGACGACACCGTCGTCCTCTACGGCGGCAACAACAACTGGTTCGCCTCGTACGCCTACTGGTACTTCAAGCTGTACGGCCACGGTGACGTCCGCCTGCTCGACGGCGGCCGCAAGAAGTGGGAGCTCGATTCCCGCGACCTGGTCTCCGAGGTGCCGCAGCGCGCCGCGACCGAGTACACGGCGCAGGCCGTCGACTCCTCGATCCGCGCCTTCCGCGACGACGTGATCGCCGCCATCGGCACCCTCAACCTGGTCGACGTCCGCTCGCCCGACGAGTTCTCCGGCAAGCTGCTCGCCCCGGCCCACCTCCCGCAGGAGCAGTCGCAGCGCCCCGGCCACGTGCCCTCCGCGCGCAACATCCCGTGGGCGAAGAACGCCAACGACGACGGCACCTTCAAGAGCGACGACGAGCTCAAGGCCCTGTACGAGGCCGAGGGCGTCGACCTGGCGAAGGACACCATCGCCTACTGCCGCATCGGCGAGCGCTCCGCGCTCACCTGGTTCGTCCTGCACGAGCTGCTCGGCCAGGAGAACGTGAAGAACTACGACGGTTCCTGGACCGAGTACGGCAGCCTCGTCGGCGTGCCGATCGAGCTCGGCAACTGAGCCGCCCGCTCCACCCGTAAGGCTGAAGGGAAGACAAGACATGTGCGGTGCGAAGGCCGGTGGGCCGGACCTGGCAGGAGTTGACGTGGCGAACGAGACGATCATCCAGGGTTCCGTGACCCGCGACGGCGAGCCGGTCAACGGCTACGTCCGACTGCTCGACGAGGGCGGCGAGTTCACGGCGGAGGTGCCCACCTCGGCGACCGGCCAGTTCCGGTTCTTCGCCCGCCCGGGCAAGTGGACCCTGCGGGCGCTCGTCCCGGGCCAGACCGTGGACCGCCAGGTGGTCGCCTCCCAGGGCAACCTGACCGAGGTCGCGATCGCGGTCTGACCGTCCACGACGGACCGGCGTCACCGAGGGCCCCTGCCGTGCGGGGGCCCTCGGGCATACCGTGGAGGTGTGCAGGCACGCCGGCGACACCGCTACTACTTCGCCATGATGGGCGTCTGCCTCGGGCTGTTCGTGCTGGCCTGGGGCGTCGTGCGGTTCTGGTCCGTCCCGGCCGCGATCGGCATGTGCGTGGTCGCGATGGTGATCCCGCCGGTCGCGGCGGTGTTCGCCAACCGGCGGGACCCCGAGGACGACTGGTGGGACGACCCGCGCTGGGAGGACCCGAAGTGGGACGAGCCCGGCCACGACCGGGACCGCCCCGACCGGGACCGCCCCGACGGGCGGTGAGGACCCGCGCCGGCCTCAGTAGACGAGCGCCTGCACGCCGTCGGCCATGATCTCGCTGACGAAGACCTGGGCGCCCGCGATCCGGACGCCCTCGACGGTGTCCTTCTGCTCGATCCCGCGCCGCACCGCGCACTGGGTGCAGAGGGTGACCGTGCCGGCCGCCAGGACCGACTCCAGCAGGTCCGGCAGCGGGGCCGCGTGCGGCAGCTCGAACCCGGCCGCGCGCCCCGGAAGGGCGAACCAGGACGACTCCCCGGTCAGCCAGAGCGAGACCTCGACCCCGCTGGCGACGGCGACCGCCGCCACCGTGAACGCCTGCGAGCACCGCTCCGGCGCGTCCGCTCCGGCGGTGACCTTGATGACGAGCTTCTTCTGAGACGACATGCCCGACACACTAGATCGCCGACGTGGTGGGGCTCACCGAGACCCGTCCGGGCCCGCCGGATAGAGTGAGCGGCAGCAAAATCCACACACTGTCGCCGCCCTGGGAGCCCCCCGTGTCCGGTCTGGAAATCTTCTTCGACGGTCTGCTGGCCCTCATGGCCGTGCTGATCACCTGGTTCGCCGTCTTCTCGGTGATGAAGCTGTACCAGGGCCAGCGCTGAGCGACTGCCGTACGGTTGAAGTGATCCCGCACCGACGACAGCGACCAGGAACATGATCGAGATCCCCTCTGACCTCCACAAGGACGTCGTCCCGCTGGCCTTCCTCCTCGGCACCTGGGAGGGCGCGGGCGTCTACGCCCCCCTGCCGGGCTCGGAGGGCCAGGACACCGAGAAGTGCAACTTCGGCCAGGAGATCGTCATCCGCCACGACGGACGGCCCTTCCTGGAGTTCCGCTCCCGCACCTGGGTGCTGGACAACGAGGGCGAGAAGGTCCGTCCGCTGGAGAACGAGCACGCCTTCTGGCGCGTGACCAGCAACCAGCACGGCGCCAGCGGTGCCCGCGGGATCGAGATCTCCTCCGTCCGCGACGACGGCACGGTGGAGATCTGGTACGGCGAGCTGGCCGACGGCAAGCCGCAGATCGACGTCTCCACCGACGCGGTCGCCCGGATCGAGGGCTCCCCGGAGTACTCGGGCGGCAAGCGGCTCTACGGCTTCGTCAACGAGGAACTGCTCTGGGTCGGCGAGAAGGCCGCCCCCAACGTCCCGCTGCGCCCGTACATGTCCGCCCAGCTGAAGAAGGTGCTCTCGCCGGCCCAGCTGATCAAGGACATCAACGACCTGCCGGACGACGGCATCGCGTTCTTCAAGTAGGAAGCACGCGGCGTCCGCCGAGGCGCACAGGTGGAGGGACCGGCCCGTCGGCCGGTCCCTACACTTGTTCCAGGACCCCCGACGTTTGGCAGGGAACAGGACCGTGGCGGACACCGGCACCACCGACTGGCAGCTCTCCGGCGACTGGAAGGCCGACCTGCGCGAGCGCGGCTACCGGCTCACCCCGCAGCGCCAGCTCGTCCTGGAGGCGGTCGACGCGCTCGACCACGCCACCCCGGACGACATCCTCTGCCACGTCCGGCAGACCGCCAGCGGCGTCAACATCTCCACCGTCTACCGGACCCTGGAGCTGCTGGAGGAACTCGGCCTGGTCTCGCACGCCCACCTCGGCCACGGCGCCCCGACCTACCACCTGGCCGGCCGCCACCACCATCTGCACCTGGTCTGCCGGGACTGCGAGAAGGTCACCGAGACCGGCACCGAGATCGCCCAGCCGCTGATCGACAGCCTGCGCGTCGCGCACGGTTTCGACACCGACCTCAAGCATTTCGCCATCTTCGGCCGCTGCGCCGACTGCTCCGCGAAGCGCGCCGCCGAGCGGCCGTAAGCTTGCCGGTATGACCGGTCTGAAGAGCCCGCTGCTTGCGCTGCCCGGAGCCGTCCCCGCCGAGGGCGCCGACGAGGGCGTCGCCGCCCACTACGGCGACCTCTTCCGCGAGCAACGGAGCCTCGCCCGGGGGTCCGGCTTCGTCGACCTCTCGCACCGCGGGGTGCTCACCGTCACCGGCGACGACCGGCTGAGCTGGCTGCACCTGCTGCTCACCCAGCACGTCAGCGCGCTGCCGTCGGGGCAGGCCACCGAGGCGCTGGTGCTCTCGCCCAACGGGCACGTCGAGCACGCCCTCTACCTGGTCGACGACGGCACCACCACCTGGGCGCACGTCGAGCCGGGCACCCAGCAGGCGCTGATCGGCTACCTCGAGAGCATGAAGTTCTTCTACCGGGTCGAGGTGACCGACGCGACCGCCGACTTCGCGGTGGTCCACCTGCCGGCCGGCTCGACCGCCTCCGCCGAGGGTGCGGCCGCCGTCCGCGAACTGACGTACGGGCGGGACCTCTTCCTGCCGCGCGCCGAGCTCGCCGCGCTGACCGCGGGGTACGGCCCGGCGGCGGGCGTGTGGGCGTACGAGGCGCTGCGGATCGAGGGCCACCGGCCGCGGCTCGGTTTCGAGACCGACCACCGGACCATCCCGCACGAGGTGGACTGGCTGGCCACCGCCGTGCACCTGCAGAAGGGCTGCTACCGGGGGCAGGAGACGGTGGCCCGGGTGCACAACCTGGGGCGGCCGCCGCGCCGGCTGGTCTTCCTGCACCTGGACGGCACCGAGGAGGTGCTGCCCCCGCACGGAACCGAGGTGCGGCTCGCCTCGGACCCGCAGGGGCGGTCGCTCGGCTTCGTGACCTCCTCGGCGCGCCACCACGAGCTCGGGCCGGTCGCGCTGGCCGTCGTGAAGCGGAACGTGCCGGTGGACGCGGTGCTGCTGGCCGGCACGGTGCCGGGGACGCAGGACGTGATCGTCCCGCAGTAGCGGCAGTAGCGGCAGTAGCGGCAGTCCGGCGGGGTCCGGCGGGACCGGACCCGGCCGGGGATCAGACCTCGACGAGGACGGTGAACGGGCCGTCGTTCACCAGCGCCACCTTCATGTCGGCGCCGAAGCGGCCGGTCTCGACCTCGGCGCCGAGCGCGCGCAGCTGGGCGACCACCTCGTCCACCAGCGGCTCGGCGACCGGGCCGGGCGCGGCGGCGTTCCAGGTGGGGCGGCGGCCCTTGCGGGCGTCGCCGTAGAGCGTGAACTGGCTGATGACCAGCAGCGGCGCCGCGATGTCCGAGCAGGACCGCTCGACCCCGTCCCCGTCGGCGGGCAGCAGCCGCAGGGTCCACAACTTGCGGGCGAGCTGGGCCGCCTTGGCGGGGGTGTCGTCGTGGGTGACGCCGACCAGGGCGCAGAGCCCGGGCCCCTCGATCGCGCCGACGGTCTCGCCGGCCACCGTCACCCGGGCCTCGCTCACTCGCTGCACCACTGCTCGCATGCGGTCATTCTGCCGGAGGCGGTGGGGGCGCGAGCAGGCCCCCCAGGGGCGCCTGTCGGCCTGGCGTGCGCCGGGTAGCGTGCGCCTGCGCGCTCCTTGGCGCCGCTCCTGCTGCGAAAAGCTTCGGTCGTATCAGCCACCCCTCTTCGCCAGGGGGCCGTTCGGGTGCACGGGCGGTGCGGCGGCGGCGGGCGGGGTGGCACGCTGGGGGACCGTACAAGGGCGGAGCCGGCCGTCCGCCGCGTCATGCGGGGGGAGGCCGGGCACGTCCGTGGTCCGGGGCGCCGAAGGTCCGCCGCGCCGGGCCCGGTTCGGCCGGGCGGTCGAGCCGGTAGGTCAGGCGTTCTGGTCGTGTCGCCCCGGTGGGTGGCCACGGCCGGGGGAGGGAACCATCGCGGGCGTCCGGGCGTGCCTCCGGACGGGAACGCGCCGACGGCGCGCGCGGCGGTGACGGGCCGGACCGGCGGCAGGCGACGGGGTGCCGCGAGCGGGCGGGATCGGGACGACGGCAGGTGGGTTGGTTGATGGACGCGATCGGCACGGCACAGGACCGGTACGGACGGGCGCCGGAGGAGCCCGGCTCCGGACCGGACCTCGAAGGGCTGGGCCTGGACCAGCTGCGGATCCTGCGCCGGGAGACCCTGGAGCAGGAGGAGGACCTCTCCTACCTGCGGCGGCTGCTGCACGGCCGGATGGACATCCTGCTGGCCGAGCTGGACCGCCGGCCCGACGGCGGCGCGGCCCGTCCGGCCGACCCGGCGGAGCCGGCCGGCGCCCTGCTGGAACGGCTGCCGGCGATCCTGACGGACGCGGCGCCGACCGTCCGCCGCTCGGCCCGGCATGTCACCCTGGGGCCGCCGCGGGGACAGCAGTCCCAGCTGGAGGCGGACACGCTGATGGGGGACGTGCAGCTGGCCGACCTGGCGGCGCACCCGGCGGCGGAGCTGCTGGCGGCGCTGGAACGGCTGCGCGCGCACGAGCGCGAGGTGTCCGGGCGGCGGCAGCGGCTGCTGCGGACGGCGGACGGCTGCAACGCCGAAATCACCCGCAGGTACCGTGATGGGGAAGCACGGGTCGAGGACCTGCTCGCAGGCGGCCCGCTCTGATCGGACGAGGCACCCGGGGTGGGGACGGGCCCGGCTCGCCCCCGGCCCACCCTCACCTCCGGAAGGCTCTTCGCCATGTCCAACCCCGCCCTGCCCGTGCTCGCCGAGGTCGTCCGCTCGGGCTTCGTCGAGGGCCGGCACCACGGCTCGCTGGTCCTGCTCGCCGCCGACGGCTCGGTCGAGTTCGCCCTCGGCACGCCGGACGCCCCGGTGTTCCCCCGCTCCTGCGCCAAGCCCTTCCAGGCGGTGGCGACCCTGCGGGCCGGGCTGGCGCTGGAGGGCGAGCTGCTGGCGCTGGCGGCGTCCAGCCACTCGGCAGAATCGTTTCACCTCGCCGGTGTGCGGCGGATACTGGCCGATGCCGGCCTCGACGAGACCGCGCTGCGGACCCCGGCCGACCTCCCGCTGGACGAGACGGAGGCCGAACTCCACCTGCGCTGGGGCGGCGACCACGAGCCCGTGCTGATGGACTGCTCCGGCAAGCACGCCGGCTGGCTGGCCGCCTGCGTGGCCAACGACTGGCCCACCGACAGCTACCTCGACCCGGCGCACCCGATCCAGCGGCTGGCCCAGGAGGCCCTGGAGGAGGCCGTCGGCGAGACCTCCGCGCACGCCGGGGTGGACGGCTGCGGCGCGCCGCTGCTGGCCGTCAGCCTGACCGGCCTGGCCCGCGGCTACCGCTCCCTGCTGCTGGCCGGGCCCGGCACCCCGCAGCGCCGGGTCGCCGACGCGATGCGGGCGCACCCCGAGTACGTGGCCGGCACCCGCCGCGCCGACACCCGGCTGATGCGCGCGGTGCCGGGCGCGCTCGCCAAGATGGGTGCCGAGGCGGTCCAGGCGGTCGCGCTGCCGGACGGCCGGGCGCTCGCCTTCAAGATCGAGGACGGTGCGGAGCGGGCCCGCGGCCCGGTGCTCGCCGCCGCCCTGCGCCGGCTCGGGGTCACCACCGGGGACGGCACGATCGACCGGATCGCCGCCGCGCCGCTGCTGGGCGGCGGGATCCCGGTGGGCGAGGTGCGCGCGACCTTCTGACGGACGGTTCCCGGGGCGGGGCGTCGCGCCCCGCCCCGAGGCACCTCTCTCCGTCCGGCGGTTGCCGGAGTGCGGACGGGCGGGGCCCGGTGCACGGTGGACCGGGGGCCGTCGCACAGCTGAGGGAGTCCGTCATGAGCGAGCACGTGTACCGGGTGACCGAGATCGTCGGGTCCTCGACCGAGAGCATCGACGCCGCGATCCGCAACGGCGTGGAGCGGGCCTCCCGGACCCTGCGCAACCTCGACTGGTTCGAGGTCACGCAGGTCCGGGGCCATCTCGCGGACGGCGGGATCCAGCACTTCCAGGTCGGCCTGAAGATCGGCTTCCGGCTCGACGAGGAGAGCTGACGGCGCCGGGGCGCCGCCGGGCCTACCGGCGCTCCGGCAGCACCAGCGGCACACCGGTCCGCGGATGCGGCAGCACCTCGACCGGATGCCCGT comes from Streptomyces sp. TLI_053 and encodes:
- a CDS encoding FABP family protein, whose translation is MIEIPSDLHKDVVPLAFLLGTWEGAGVYAPLPGSEGQDTEKCNFGQEIVIRHDGRPFLEFRSRTWVLDNEGEKVRPLENEHAFWRVTSNQHGASGARGIEISSVRDDGTVEIWYGELADGKPQIDVSTDAVARIEGSPEYSGGKRLYGFVNEELLWVGEKAAPNVPLRPYMSAQLKKVLSPAQLIKDINDLPDDGIAFFK
- a CDS encoding MoaD/ThiS family protein gives rise to the protein MGATTGHDPAAAVRVSGTIRYWAAAKSEAGLAEEPYLAATLAEALAEAKARHADRPKLVLLLGHCSYLVDGSPVGGRDHTTVALSEGGTVEVLPPFAGG
- a CDS encoding sulfurtransferase, with protein sequence MSRSDVLVDADWVQARLDDPKVVIVEVDEDTSAYDKNHIRNAVRIDWKSDLQDPVRRDFIDQAGFEALLSAKGIANDDTVVLYGGNNNWFASYAYWYFKLYGHGDVRLLDGGRKKWELDSRDLVSEVPQRAATEYTAQAVDSSIRAFRDDVIAAIGTLNLVDVRSPDEFSGKLLAPAHLPQEQSQRPGHVPSARNIPWAKNANDDGTFKSDDELKALYEAEGVDLAKDTIAYCRIGERSALTWFVLHELLGQENVKNYDGSWTEYGSLVGVPIELGN
- a CDS encoding glycine cleavage T C-terminal barrel domain-containing protein, whose product is MKSPLLALPGAVPAEGADEGVAAHYGDLFREQRSLARGSGFVDLSHRGVLTVTGDDRLSWLHLLLTQHVSALPSGQATEALVLSPNGHVEHALYLVDDGTTTWAHVEPGTQQALIGYLESMKFFYRVEVTDATADFAVVHLPAGSTASAEGAAAVRELTYGRDLFLPRAELAALTAGYGPAAGVWAYEALRIEGHRPRLGFETDHRTIPHEVDWLATAVHLQKGCYRGQETVARVHNLGRPPRRLVFLHLDGTEEVLPPHGTEVRLASDPQGRSLGFVTSSARHHELGPVALAVVKRNVPVDAVLLAGTVPGTQDVIVPQ
- a CDS encoding DsrE family protein — its product is MSSQKKLVIKVTAGADAPERCSQAFTVAAVAVASGVEVSLWLTGESSWFALPGRAAGFELPHAAPLPDLLESVLAAGTVTLCTQCAVRRGIEQKDTVEGVRIAGAQVFVSEIMADGVQALVY
- a CDS encoding dodecin → MSEHVYRVTEIVGSSTESIDAAIRNGVERASRTLRNLDWFEVTQVRGHLADGGIQHFQVGLKIGFRLDEES
- a CDS encoding Ms5788A family Cys-rich leader peptide is translated as MKRQTDLTKRRAVDLCRVAACLCRMR
- the dtd gene encoding D-aminoacyl-tRNA deacylase, whose product is MRAVVQRVSEARVTVAGETVGAIEGPGLCALVGVTHDDTPAKAAQLARKLWTLRLLPADGDGVERSCSDIAAPLLVISQFTLYGDARKGRRPTWNAAAPGPVAEPLVDEVVAQLRALGAEVETGRFGADMKVALVNDGPFTVLVEV
- a CDS encoding Fur family transcriptional regulator, producing MADTGTTDWQLSGDWKADLRERGYRLTPQRQLVLEAVDALDHATPDDILCHVRQTASGVNISTVYRTLELLEELGLVSHAHLGHGAPTYHLAGRHHHLHLVCRDCEKVTETGTEIAQPLIDSLRVAHGFDTDLKHFAIFGRCADCSAKRAAERP
- a CDS encoding DUF1416 domain-containing protein — its product is MCGAKAGGPDLAGVDVANETIIQGSVTRDGEPVNGYVRLLDEGGEFTAEVPTSATGQFRFFARPGKWTLRALVPGQTVDRQVVASQGNLTEVAIAV
- a CDS encoding DUF2993 domain-containing protein, yielding MRGWLKATIGLVVLSGVLVGADRIAVGVAEDEAADQILKSGRMSQKPHVSIEGFPFLTQVVSQKLDDVRISADGLTVGEGKDKVALHSFSARLSGVEVSDNMSSATVDTGSGSGLIDYADLSRLLPPASELVPNAGRLSLGANTRLTLSYGGPGKVKASLGPFPVGEASVHNKGNTVTVDGFRMSAMASLLAGVSDQAIDPISFTLSALPAGLNLASVTPQEEGFRLAFDGKDVKLIG
- a CDS encoding ABC transporter substrate-binding protein, with the translated sequence MDAIGTAQDRYGRAPEEPGSGPDLEGLGLDQLRILRRETLEQEEDLSYLRRLLHGRMDILLAELDRRPDGGAARPADPAEPAGALLERLPAILTDAAPTVRRSARHVTLGPPRGQQSQLEADTLMGDVQLADLAAHPAAELLAALERLRAHEREVSGRRQRLLRTADGCNAEITRRYRDGEARVEDLLAGGPL
- a CDS encoding DUF3099 domain-containing protein, whose protein sequence is MQARRRHRYYFAMMGVCLGLFVLAWGVVRFWSVPAAIGMCVVAMVIPPVAAVFANRRDPEDDWWDDPRWEDPKWDEPGHDRDRPDRDRPDGR
- a CDS encoding asparaginase, whose product is MSNPALPVLAEVVRSGFVEGRHHGSLVLLAADGSVEFALGTPDAPVFPRSCAKPFQAVATLRAGLALEGELLALAASSHSAESFHLAGVRRILADAGLDETALRTPADLPLDETEAELHLRWGGDHEPVLMDCSGKHAGWLAACVANDWPTDSYLDPAHPIQRLAQEALEEAVGETSAHAGVDGCGAPLLAVSLTGLARGYRSLLLAGPGTPQRRVADAMRAHPEYVAGTRRADTRLMRAVPGALAKMGAEAVQAVALPDGRALAFKIEDGAERARGPVLAAALRRLGVTTGDGTIDRIAAAPLLGGGIPVGEVRATF